Below is a genomic region from Medicago truncatula cultivar Jemalong A17 chromosome 3, MtrunA17r5.0-ANR, whole genome shotgun sequence.
ACCGCCAAAATACTAGTTTATGATGAAATAATTTATCCTCAATTAAAACCATTGTATTTCATCACTTCACATGTAATTTCTCTTCACTGTTTGACTTTATATTGCTCCCGAAAAACTATGTTAATGTCTCAAATAACCTGTTCATCaattgaagtttttattttaccctattttttagaggaatatGCAGGTTTCATATTTTGGGATTCTGTCAAAAGTTAAGTAAAActtgttaaaatataatttttattaaaatttaaatttcaaattttttaaatgacttcGGTTaccttttgtttttgacaaaaataaacaatattcattttaaattaatataatacatCGATgcaatacaaatttaaaaaagtgACTTAATCACTTGATTACATTAACATGTgaaatgtatatattatattacttaTATATGATCTCTATTGAAGAATACTAGAAGCGGTTTCTAACTAATTTCTTCTTAAAACATCAacgtaataataatatattattatcaacTCATACTTTACAAGAAGGACATGTGCATCTAGCTTATACTAATATTTTACATTATTAGGTAAGCAAGTTGAAATCTTACTAGCTAGCCATATTATAAATACAAATCTTAGGTTCATTCTccttaacaataataataacaacatagtttctgcttcattttggttttattaGTATTCAGATAATAATCTCTATCTTTCACCAAATGGGATCAGGTTCCTCACCTTGTGCTTCTTGCAAATTGTTGAGAAGACGTTGCACACAGGAATGTATCTTTGCCCCTTACTTTCCTTCTGATGACCCACGCAAGTTTTCCATTGTTCATAAGGTTTTTGGTGCTAGCAATATCAGCAAAATGCTGCAGGTCTCATCTCAttccttattttcttttttatcattaaatttttGTAAGGGTTAATTTGTTACATATGCTACTATAGAATATGTACAATCAAATCAACAATTGGCTTGTTTGAAAATGTTATACTATATGTTATATGTTATACAAGTTATGTTTGGAATAACATGTCATTTTTGTAAGGGTTAAAAAATGTATACTATGAAGCATAAACACATACACGGACATCGGATACAACACAGACACCGATAAACCGacacaaataataatttgagaaaatgacgtGATTCACTGTAATTATAGGCGTCGTGTCGGACACCGAAGCGTGTCCGACACCAGAACACCCCTAATTCAAGGAGTGTTCGTACAATAGGACATAACATGACTTGGTATAAGTTTTTATGAGGTGCATACTTCAATGTTTTAAAACGCAGCAGCGATAACAAAAGTGTCACAAATCTTAATTAAGGAGAATGATGTTGGAGTCATTCAAAATACTGATGTTGAATTCCAAATCCCAGTCATATACCTTTATTTAAAGACTGCTTCTTTTCCCACCATATGAGTTTCTCGCGCGCCCTATGCAGTTTGAATTATAGAATCCGAACGGCATAAACAACCCATAAAAATTTCGGAAAACATGTTGAAatatttcggattttaaaatccaaatagGACGCGCGAGAAACTCATAGGATGGGAAAAATAACGACCTTATTTAAAGCCCTACACAACGGCCTTATTTAAAATCCTACACATTGTTCCAAGTTTCAAGCCCAAAAACTCTTGGCCATGTGCTAAATTTGAGTCTACATTAAGCAAAGGATTGTGACTActaaaatatttatctttacaatataaatattttaattactaGCATCTTTTTATTGTACTTGGTTGTGCAATAAACATGACTCAATATTGGTatgttttgtaatttgtttgCAGGAGCTTCCAATTCATCAAAGATCAGAAGCAGTGAACAGTTTAGTTTTTGAAGCAAATGCAAGAGTGAGAGATCCTGTTTATGGATGTGTTGGAGCCATATCATACCTTCAAAGTCAAGTTTCACAATTACAAATGCAACTTGCAATGGCTCAATCAGAGATTCTTTGCATCCAGATGCAACAAGAATCTACTACGGTTACCAACTCATTACCAACACATGTTGATGATCAAGATGACAAATTGATGATACTATCTGAAAGTAGTAATTGCTATGGAGTTCTTCCACAATATATTaactttccttcttcttcttcctcatcttccAATGTATTCCAAGATTATGAGCCTCTTAAGAGAGAGACTTTTTGGAATTAATTTGACAACTAATTTCTTCaatgaaaatttaaacttttttatttcacttATGTTGCTCTAATTAGAATAAATTACCTTTTTCTCTTCTTAATacactgatttttttaattaatttaaaatttagtcAAGAGATACGCAAAGTTTAGGTAGAGATTGTTTCAATTAAAGATTGAATTTATGTAGTACTATGTAAGCAGATTTGTTATTGCATAAAACACATTGCTAGTTACTTCAGTTCAACCTTAATTGAAATAGAATGTGGAAGGCCTAACTCAATCGACAATGTTAGGttttctttggttttttttttacatgaagaTTATAGGAAGAGGACGAAGAAGTGCTAAATGGAAGAATATGaataaatggaaagaaaaattatgtgttAGTGGTTCACTATTTGATTCAATGGTCTTTTATGATCCAAGAGTCTATTTTGTTTTGAACATGATCAAacagataaaattaaataattactaAAGTCTACGGTGTATCACATACAATGTTGATCCACCTTAGACATTATAAGTTAAAATTAACGGAATGAGACCAAATTGACAAACGGATATggaattaagggactaaaatggaacttttattaattagaggaccaaaatgaaacaaaaaaattatttagaggACCAGATATGCAATTAAGTGGTGAGATGCATTTGTCAATAATATAGGAAATCAATGGAATAACACCAATCAATTAGAGTTTTATATGATAATATTACAATAACATTacttaacaaaataaatctCTACATCTTATTCTAGAATGATTCCACTCTTGTCATGAATCAAAGGATTTCATGGTTCTAGATCAAATGCGATGGAAAGGTAGATTGTGTAATTCTCCCTAAGAGTCATCACAAAGAtagaaaatgaataaaagatATGAAAATGGTACAATGGTGAGAGTTATTTATAGGGGTGAGTTAGTCTAACTAACTCTTAACTACCTAACTAACCAACTAACCATAATTTACATATTAACTAACTATGGTTAATTCACTATACTGTAATAGTCCCCCTCAAACTCAATGGAAAAATTCACCAATTTGAGTTTGAAAATACAATGATTCACTATACTGCAGTGACTAAGTAAAATCGAGGGTAAAACAagtaaatgacaaaaaatgATAGGAAAACATAGAACACCCAGATTGTGTTAAATTGCCTCAACAATTCTAGAAATCCAACCAAACTAAGCAAACATGTTAAATTGCCTCAACAAAGCATACACACTACTCACATATGTTCATAGTAGTTTAGACATATGAGTATCCTAGGCCAATCCCAAGAAATCACAATATCATGCTAAATTCGTCTCATTCTACGGTCAAATCATTCTAAACAATCTCGACCACACAAATTAGATTGGACGGTACTAAATTGTTACAACGTCCTATTGTAACAGTAGGAAATCCAGATCCGTATTTTTGTGAGTGTGCCTTAATAAATTtgcttttatatttattattattattatttaaatttaaatttaagagGAGGATAATACTTTATATTTAATTGCTTAAAACTAGTTgacgatttttttttgtcatataaTCTAATCGAaataaattcactttttaaaaataaataaatgagatatATAGGGTTCATACTCAACCATACAATATAATGCGATATTCATATTATAAGTGAATTTTCTATCAAGTAAGTTAAACTTATATGTTACTAAACAATATTTTACCTTTGTTATAACAGTCTTGTTAATCGGTGCCTCCGAGCCACgggttaaaaaactaaaaatagaaaaaaaattaaaagatttgtattgaaaaaagtaattttcaacttttaaaatgtatataatacacaatttctaaaataatattttcttttaggcTTATATATGTCATTAGTCCTTGCAGTTACACCATTTTTTGGGTTTGGTCCttgcacttttttttatttggttttagtccctacactTTATAAAAGaattggttttggtccctgccgTAGCACTCCGTTaactttcactttttttattttaacatctGACTAGCGGCAGGGACCAAAACTATTTCTTTTataaagtgcaaggactaaaaccaaacaaaaaaaagtgcaaggACCAAACCCAAAAATGGTGTAAGTGCAAGGACTAATGACATATATAAGCCTTTCTTTTATAATTCCTTAACAAGTGTCTTCGAgacactctttaacattttagGTCTTATAATCGAGAAAGTGGATTCTTTATGGTGGACCATGTTTAGGATGACCGACTAGATGCAATTGACCACTAATTGTAAGATTTGATAACGCGTGTCATGAAAATTAGGCCAATAAAGACATTGATTGTAGGGACCTTACCTAATATCATGATATGACACTGTTTTGTTTTGGGACCCTTTCAATTTCTCTCCACAACCTCATTACCAGTAGTAGTAACACTTTTGTTTCTTGGGCAGTTTGAAAATCATAATGAAAAAagtatagaaaaaaaaaaaagaagggatGATTGTATACCTTTTATGAGTTTAGcaaatcacaacaatcatttacTATATGCGATTTATAAGTGGTTAGAATTaaagtttaataatttttatgatctaatatcttttgttattgagtgataatgtaaaatttgaatgagaaataatatttgtacaatcattttattataactctttgacaactttttttttcatattcacattatattcttattctctcttcttttttctctctctattgttttggaccaatgaaaaatgagaaaatgaaagttgtcaTCATAGTTGTCCTAAatggttgtacatatatcactactgaatttgagaaatgatatttgtacaatcactttgttacaattttgtgacaactttttttttttcatactcacattatattcttattatctctcttcctttttctctctctataaacATTCTCAAAACTTGATAAAGTGTAAAgtggaaaa
It encodes:
- the LOC11409260 gene encoding LOB domain-containing protein 12; amino-acid sequence: MGSGSSPCASCKLLRRRCTQECIFAPYFPSDDPRKFSIVHKVFGASNISKMLQELPIHQRSEAVNSLVFEANARVRDPVYGCVGAISYLQSQVSQLQMQLAMAQSEILCIQMQQESTTVTNSLPTHVDDQDDKLMILSESSNCYGVLPQYINFPSSSSSSSNVFQDYEPLKRETFWN